In one window of Pristiophorus japonicus isolate sPriJap1 chromosome 9, sPriJap1.hap1, whole genome shotgun sequence DNA:
- the tab2 gene encoding TGF-beta-activated kinase 1 and MAP3K7-binding protein 2 gives MAQGSQQIDIQVLHDLRQKFPEVPECVVSHCILKNGNNLDACCKFLSQESTKYLYGEGDLNFLDESNISGLHNHMSELNLDVQSQNVYQRWKEGSQLNGSRTLPHSVSDGALQTALSSYEPTQEPQITPTQLAASFNMFGAMDMSRSPSSPQQLGLLQPLSSKGISSTAQQMPRFNPITVTLAPNIQTGHTTPTSLHIRGVPPPVLNSPQGNSIYIRPYVTAQSSTSRQMSQQPGWISGQHASASPYGHNQQQQLFQAPQFSHQQQVEQVPGFCAPLISQCGSAYTSSQQSVHPGQQSHQTSHVYMPISSPTNSQVPPYQSSNSAQPSIYSQYNIQNISTGPRKNQIEIKLESPQRNNSTMLRSSSSRTAPLPSMGSQPLVRSQPTVYISASPPSCEEMVGRSQPKVYISANSVAGDEPGLRNQPTVYISANPGSAASSRSAAGQISMGPQQAAFIQPSYIRHHPPKSRSASNCNAATSPRVVVTQPNTKYTFKITVSPNKPPAISPGVASPTFEPSNVLSLPDHYAEPEPVQHLQLAADPASTRDDRISDTRRMSAGSDDAAYTEALLVHQKARMDRLHRELELEKKKLDKLKSEVNEMESDLTQRRMKRSNSASQIPSLEEMQQLRSSNRQLQIDIDCITKEIDLFQAKGPHFNPSAIHNFYDNMGFRGPVPPKPKEQKPAVKPPKPVLDPEEDEGAQWNCSTCTFLNHPALIRCEQCEMPKHF, from the exons ATGGCCCAGGGAAGCCAACAAATTGATATTCAGGTTCTGCATGACCTGCGGCAAAAGTTCCCTGAAGTACCCGAGTGTGTTGTCTCCCACTGTATTCTGAAG AACGGTAATAATTTGGATGCTTGCTGTAAGTTCTTGTCTCAAGAGAGCACTAAGTATCTTTATGGAGAAGGGGACCTGAATTTTTTGGATGAGTCCAACATTTCTGGACTTCACAATCACATGTCTGAACTCAATCTGGATGTCCAGTCCCAAAATGTGTATCAGCGCTGGAAGGAAGGAAGTCAATTAAATGGAAGCAGAACTCTGCCTCATAGCGTCAGTGATGGGGCACTGCAGACTGCTCTAAGTAGCTATGAGCCCACGCAAGAGCCGCAGATAACGCCAACTCAGTTGGCCGCAAGCTTCAATATGTTTGGAGCGATGGACATGAGTCGCAGCCCTTCTTCACCCCAGCAACTTGGACTTCTTCAGCCCTTGAGCTCCAAGGGAATATCGAGCACAGCCCAACAAATGCCCAGGTTCAACCCAATCACTGTCACTCTGGCACCCAACATTCAGACTGGCCATACCACCCCTACGTCTTTGCACATACGTGGTGTGCCACCGCCTGTACTTAATAGCCCTCAAGGTAATTCTATCTACATTAGACCTTACGTGACGGCGCAAAGCAGTACAAGCCGCCAGATGTCACAGCAACCTGGTTGGATATCCGGGCAACATGCCAGCGCTTCACCGTACGGTCACAATCAGCAGCAGCAGCTCTTCCAGGCTCCACAGTTCTCACATCAGCAGCAGGTAGAGCAAGTGCCAGGCTTCTGTGCCCCTCTTATTTCGCAGTGTGGTTCAGCATATACCTCATCCCAGCAGTCTGTGCACCCAGGTCAGCAAAGCCACCAGACCTCTCACGTGTATATGCCTATCAGCTCCCCTACTAATTCTCAAGTGCCCCCATATCAGTCCTCTAATAGTGCACAACCTTCGATTTACAGTCAATATAACATTCAGAATATCTCAACAGGGCCACGGAAAAACCAAATTGAAATCAAACTTGAATCGCCACAGAGGAATAATTCAACTATGCTGCGTTCCTCCAGCTCTCGCACAGCCCCATTACCTTCCATGGGCAGCCAGCCTTTGGTCAGGAGTCAGCCCACGGTCTACATTTCTGCCAGCCCTCCATCCTGCGAGGAGATGGTTGGACGCAGCCAGCCGAAGGTCTATATCTCGGCAAACTCGGTAGCAGGCGACGAGCCGGGTCTGCGAAATCAGCCCACTGTGTACATATCGGCAAACCCAGGGTCGGCGGCGTCCTCGCGGAGTGCCGCAGGACAAATCAGCATGGGTCCTCAGCAAGCCGCCTTCATTCAGCCTTCCTACATCCGTCATCATCCACCCAAGAGCCGCAGTGCAAGCAATTGCAATGCTGCCACTTCTCCTCGGGTGGTGGTCACCCAACCCAACACCAAGTACACTTTTAAGATTACGGTTTCGCCCAACAAGCCGCCTGCTATTTCCCCCGGGGTTGCGTCCCCAACATTTGAACCTTCCAATGTCTTGAGCCTCCCCGATCACTACGCAGAGCCTGAACCTGTCCAGCATTTGCAGCTGGCGGCCGACCCTGCTTCAACCCGCGACGATCGGATCAGCGACACACGAAGAATGAGTGCGGGGTCTGATGATGCTGCCTATACAGAAG CTTTATTAGTGCATCAGAAAGCCAGAATGGATCGATTGCACAGAGAACTTGAGCTGGAGAAGAAAAAGCTGGACAAACTGAAAAGTGAAGTTAATGAGATGGAAAGTGACCTCACCCAACGGCGCATGAAACGATCGAATTCAGCTTCACAGATCCCATCG TtagaggaaatgcagcagctacgaAGCAGCAACCGACAGCTGCAAATCGATATAGACTGCATAACCAAAGAGATTGACCTGTTTCAAGCAAAAG GACCACACTTTAACCCCAGCGCTATCCACAATTTTTATGACAATATGGGATTTCGAGGTCCTGTGCCACCCAAACCAAAAG AGCAGAAACCTGCAGTTAAACCACCCAAGCCAGTACTAGATCCAGAGGAGGATGAAGGGGCTCAATGGAACTGTAGTACCTGTACCTTCCTAAACCATCCAGCCCTGATTCGCTGTGAACAGTGCGAGATGCCCAAGCATTTCTGA